One genomic segment of Ignavibacteriota bacterium includes these proteins:
- a CDS encoding excinuclease ABC subunit C, with protein sequence MNTELKNKISAIPSLPGVYQFFNNEGKIIYIGKAINLRSRVQSYFRTKVDSPKTQALVSKVENFDIIATENEIEALVLENNLIKKHKPRYNVNLKDDKSYPYIKVTKEPFPQVYPTRDIVQDGSKYFGPYTDVKSMKNSLRMINKLFKIRSCSYFIDQNVIDQKKIKVCLDFHIKKCDGPCEGLVSEESYSKMVNQVVKVLRGKTSDLIDELKSEMREVSSKLQFEKAAEIRDKIEQLKVYSERQKIVTNDFDDKDIIALAIEAKDVACTILNIRSGRLVGKRQLKLSVEVDEELEKIYSSAIKFYYGEYVEIPKTIILEILPDDDKALLDWLNSKSEKKVNFVIPKIQSEAKSLLTMCKQNAILQLKDIQLQKMKKDGNLPYVLSSLKRDLRLNDLPRKIECFDISNLQGTDTVASMVVFVDGKPKKSLYRKYIIKSVEGPNDFASMQEVIERRYSKLIEENEPLPDLIMVDGGKGQLSSAVEILDKLGIKKYQIIGLAKRLEEVFFPGISEAQSIPKTSSSLKLLQHLRDEAHRFAITFHRQRRDNRTLQTELTEIKGIGKKVAEKLLTNFNSINDIKSASEEDLSKIIGKTKAKIVIEFYTHSEENI encoded by the coding sequence ATGAATACCGAATTAAAAAATAAAATTTCTGCAATTCCTTCACTTCCCGGAGTTTACCAATTTTTTAATAATGAAGGAAAAATTATTTATATCGGAAAAGCAATAAACTTACGCAGCCGAGTTCAATCATATTTTAGAACAAAAGTAGATTCGCCCAAAACACAAGCGCTTGTAAGCAAAGTTGAAAATTTTGATATTATTGCGACAGAAAACGAAATTGAAGCTTTGGTTCTTGAAAATAATTTAATTAAAAAACACAAACCTCGTTATAACGTAAATTTAAAAGACGATAAATCTTATCCATACATAAAAGTTACGAAAGAACCTTTCCCTCAAGTTTATCCAACAAGAGATATAGTACAAGACGGATCAAAATATTTTGGTCCTTATACAGATGTAAAAAGTATGAAAAATTCTTTGAGAATGATTAATAAATTATTCAAAATAAGAAGTTGTTCGTATTTCATTGATCAAAATGTAATCGATCAAAAAAAGATAAAAGTTTGTTTGGATTTTCACATAAAGAAATGCGATGGACCATGCGAAGGTTTAGTTTCTGAAGAATCATATTCTAAAATGGTTAATCAAGTTGTAAAAGTTTTGCGAGGAAAAACTTCGGATTTAATTGATGAATTAAAATCAGAAATGCGTGAAGTTAGTTCAAAATTACAATTTGAAAAAGCCGCGGAAATTAGAGATAAAATTGAGCAATTAAAAGTTTATTCGGAAAGACAAAAAATTGTTACAAATGATTTTGATGATAAAGATATTATTGCTTTGGCAATTGAAGCAAAAGATGTTGCTTGCACAATTTTAAATATTCGTTCCGGAAGATTGGTTGGTAAAAGACAGCTAAAATTAAGTGTAGAAGTTGATGAAGAACTTGAAAAAATCTACAGTTCTGCAATTAAATTTTATTACGGCGAATATGTTGAAATTCCCAAAACAATTATTCTTGAAATTTTACCAGATGACGATAAAGCTTTGCTGGATTGGCTCAACTCCAAATCTGAAAAAAAAGTAAATTTTGTAATTCCAAAAATTCAGAGCGAAGCAAAATCGCTTTTAACAATGTGTAAACAAAATGCAATTTTGCAACTGAAAGATATTCAACTTCAGAAAATGAAAAAGGATGGAAATTTACCTTATGTTTTATCTTCGTTAAAAAGAGATTTGCGATTGAATGATCTTCCAAGAAAAATTGAATGTTTCGATATTTCAAATCTTCAAGGAACTGATACGGTTGCAAGCATGGTCGTTTTTGTTGATGGAAAACCTAAAAAATCTTTGTACAGAAAATACATTATTAAATCTGTTGAAGGTCCAAATGATTTTGCGAGTATGCAAGAAGTAATCGAAAGACGCTACTCAAAATTAATTGAAGAAAATGAACCGCTTCCGGATTTAATTATGGTTGATGGTGGTAAAGGTCAGCTTTCAAGCGCGGTGGAAATTTTGGATAAACTTGGAATTAAAAAATATCAAATTATTGGCTTGGCAAAAAGATTAGAAGAAGTATTTTTTCCGGGAATTTCCGAAGCACAATCAATTCCTAAAACTTCATCAAGTTTAAAATTATTGCAGCATTTACGAGATGAAGCTCACAGATTCGCAATAACATTTCACAGACAAAGAAGAGATAATAGAACACTCCAAACTGAATTAACTGAAATAAAAGGAATTGGGAAAAAAGTTGCTGAAAAATTATTAACAAATTTTAATAGCATAAATGATATCAAATCCGCAAGTGAAGAAGATTTATCAAAAATAATTGGAAAAACAAAAGCAAAGATAGTTATTGAATTTTACACACATTCTGAAGAAAATATTTAA
- a CDS encoding glycosyltransferase, protein MSDKKSVIITFLGNANQDSRVVNLIESLTNLNYEVQTISFDWKSENFKSQLGKTNIYKLDKSKSSLKFYFSFFYLLIKDLLKYKSDIYFAEDVYTLHVTYFFAKFNKAKIFYNSREIYAHLAGLRNKSIVQNIIAKIENKFIRKVDNVFVTGEMDKEFLEEKYELKNILVLRNLPKFKDNFEKVDLRKKLGIGLNEKIILYQGVILEGRGILKLIQILNKIENAHFVIVGDGEFKTKFENETRKLNLQNRVHFIGSVNHNELLNCTASADLGIALIENISLSYYYALPNKIFEYIMAGVPVLCSNLPQMKKIVDEFNVGKYVNVENDDEIISAINEFLKNENLLFTYKENCVKASKELNWENEFKKVLNQLS, encoded by the coding sequence ATGTCTGATAAAAAATCTGTAATAATTACTTTTCTCGGTAATGCAAATCAAGATTCGCGCGTTGTTAATTTGATTGAATCTTTAACAAATTTAAATTACGAAGTTCAAACAATTTCATTCGATTGGAAATCCGAAAATTTCAAATCCCAGTTGGGCAAAACAAATATTTATAAACTTGATAAATCGAAATCTAGTTTAAAATTTTACTTCTCATTTTTTTATTTACTTATAAAAGATTTATTAAAATATAAATCAGATATTTACTTTGCCGAAGATGTTTATACACTTCATGTAACATATTTTTTTGCAAAATTTAATAAAGCAAAAATATTTTATAACAGCAGAGAAATTTATGCCCACTTAGCCGGATTAAGAAATAAATCAATTGTGCAAAATATAATTGCAAAAATTGAAAATAAGTTTATTAGAAAAGTTGACAATGTTTTTGTTACCGGAGAAATGGATAAAGAATTTCTTGAAGAAAAATATGAGTTAAAAAATATTCTTGTATTGAGAAATTTGCCAAAGTTTAAGGATAATTTTGAAAAAGTTGATTTAAGAAAAAAGTTAGGAATTGGATTAAATGAAAAGATAATTTTATATCAAGGAGTAATTTTAGAAGGCAGAGGAATTTTAAAATTAATTCAAATATTGAACAAAATTGAAAATGCACACTTTGTTATTGTTGGTGATGGCGAGTTTAAAACGAAATTTGAAAATGAAACAAGAAAATTAAATTTGCAAAATAGAGTTCATTTTATCGGCTCTGTAAATCATAATGAACTTTTAAACTGTACGGCTTCTGCGGATTTGGGAATTGCATTAATTGAAAATATTAGTCTAAGTTATTACTACGCATTACCAAATAAAATATTTGAATACATTATGGCTGGAGTTCCGGTTTTGTGCAGCAATCTTCCGCAAATGAAAAAAATAGTTGATGAATTCAATGTTGGGAAATATGTAAATGTTGAAAATGATGATGAAATTATTTCTGCGATAAATGAATTTTTGAAGAATGAAAATTTGCTTTTTACTTATAAAGAAAACTGTGTAAAAGCTTCGAAGGAATTAAACTGGGAAAATGAATTTAAAAAAGTGTTGAATCAATTGTCATAA
- a CDS encoding GNAT family N-acetyltransferase, whose product MEIIEYTPEWKDKWDEFVLKSSNGTMFHMQKFFDYHTPGKFKFNHLIFLDKNKIAAVLPGSLINNSHFESPIGASYGSIVIPDITFKETMEIVSALLEYSKKNGINELTLTAAPMIYETFPNHNLDFAMLWQGFKFQLHYISSAIKLNPNIEIISRFTQTTRRNIRHSIKEGVRVEVNERYDEFYPILIENKSRHNVKPTHSYEDLLKLKQLMPDRLKLFMVYLDEEPIAGSLMFYANKNVAICFYNMLRYEYAEYKPIQRVMFEVVKDATERDYNYVDIGVSQDTSAENPMTPSMNLIDFKEKFDAKSIMRNTLHIKL is encoded by the coding sequence ATGGAAATTATTGAATACACACCCGAATGGAAAGATAAGTGGGATGAATTTGTTCTAAAGTCAAGCAATGGAACAATGTTTCACATGCAGAAATTTTTTGATTACCACACTCCGGGAAAATTCAAATTTAATCATTTAATATTTTTGGATAAAAATAAAATTGCCGCCGTGCTTCCGGGAAGTCTAATAAATAATTCACATTTTGAATCACCAATTGGTGCAAGTTACGGATCAATTGTAATTCCAGATATAACTTTTAAAGAAACGATGGAAATTGTTTCTGCACTTTTGGAATATTCAAAGAAAAATGGAATTAATGAATTAACACTTACTGCTGCTCCAATGATTTACGAAACTTTTCCAAATCATAATTTGGATTTTGCAATGTTGTGGCAAGGATTTAAATTTCAACTACATTATATTTCTAGTGCAATAAAACTAAATCCAAACATTGAAATAATTTCTAGATTTACACAAACTACAAGAAGAAATATTCGTCATTCAATTAAAGAAGGTGTAAGAGTAGAAGTGAATGAACGATATGATGAATTCTATCCGATATTGATTGAGAACAAATCACGACATAACGTAAAGCCAACGCACTCGTACGAAGATTTATTAAAATTAAAACAACTTATGCCGGATAGATTAAAACTTTTTATGGTTTATTTGGATGAAGAACCGATTGCCGGTTCGCTAATGTTTTATGCAAATAAAAATGTTGCAATTTGTTTTTACAATATGCTTCGTTATGAATATGCCGAATACAAACCAATTCAGCGTGTAATGTTTGAAGTTGTAAAAGATGCAACCGAACGCGATTATAATTATGTCGATATTGGAGTTTCGCAAGATACATCGGCTGAAAATCCAATGACGCCAAGCATGAACTTAATAGATTTCAAAGAAAAATTTGATGCAAAATCAATTATGAGAAATACACTTCACATAAAATTATAG
- a CDS encoding PorV/PorQ family protein yields the protein MIKKILTLNFIIIFSVFAQNAGKSGLSFLKIGPSAKTIAVSDIGFLDGDVSSVYYNPATVNLNNSAGIMFSHQAWIQDLSSQFVGANFSLWGIPFSVGANTTKVNDFEVRTQPTETPQSTFDVNYFYGNLSSGFGLTENIYFGFSIKYLYESIFTDDAAGLGYDLGLIYTDILENLNLGLSVRNLGSMNNLRLEKTKLPSDLLLNATYKFSVESASLEIFPVFGIQNYFDSEITRIHFGSEIGYDKQFFLRFGYVNGIESRNISFGAGVFYKGFNLDYAFTPFTYNIGNANTISLQYIF from the coding sequence ATGATAAAAAAAATTTTAACATTAAATTTCATAATTATCTTTTCAGTGTTTGCTCAAAATGCTGGCAAAAGCGGTTTATCATTTTTAAAAATTGGACCAAGTGCAAAAACAATTGCCGTTTCCGATATTGGATTTTTAGACGGCGATGTTTCATCTGTTTATTATAATCCGGCGACGGTAAATTTAAATAATTCTGCCGGTATTATGTTTTCTCACCAAGCATGGATTCAAGATTTATCAAGTCAATTTGTTGGAGCAAACTTTAGTTTATGGGGAATTCCATTTTCAGTTGGCGCAAACACAACAAAAGTAAATGACTTTGAAGTTAGAACTCAACCGACTGAAACTCCACAATCAACTTTTGACGTAAATTATTTTTATGGAAATTTATCATCCGGATTTGGATTGACCGAAAATATTTACTTTGGCTTTTCAATTAAATATTTATATGAAAGTATTTTTACTGATGATGCAGCCGGATTAGGATATGATTTGGGTTTAATTTATACAGATATTTTAGAAAATCTAAATTTAGGTTTATCAGTAAGAAATTTAGGAAGTATGAATAATTTAAGACTTGAAAAAACAAAATTACCTTCGGATTTATTGCTAAATGCGACATATAAATTTTCGGTTGAATCAGCTTCATTGGAAATTTTTCCGGTTTTTGGAATTCAAAATTATTTTGATTCTGAAATTACGCGCATTCATTTCGGCTCGGAAATTGGATACGATAAACAATTCTTTCTAAGATTTGGTTATGTAAATGGAATTGAATCTCGTAATATTTCTTTCGGTGCTGGAGTTTTCTACAAAGGCTTTAATTTGGATTATGCATTTACACCATTTACTTATAACATCGGAAATGCAAATACAATTTCCCTTCAATATATTTTCTAA